Proteins from a genomic interval of Debaryomyces hansenii CBS767 chromosome E complete sequence:
- a CDS encoding DEHA2E09438p (no similarity) encodes MQDAGKNTFCHEYYFIFDIVFGSLYNRQHGRERFARGITIVPYPTINKPMPSITMH; translated from the coding sequence ATGCAAGATGCGGGAAAAAATACATTCTGTCACGagtattattttatattcgATATTGTGTTTGGAAGCCTTTACAATCGGCAACATGGTAGAGAACGCTTCGCTCGCGGTATAACGATTGTTCCATACCCTACGATCAATAAGCCAATGCCATCAATTACCATGCATTGA
- a CDS encoding DEHA2E09350p (similar to ca|CA0540|IPF10896 Candida albicans IPF10896 NADH dehydrogenase (ubiquinone) (EC 1.6.5.3) 22K chain precursor (by homology)), with translation MVLGDYFIGRHNWENVDKNTLPSDIPEVDEVGATSAPLLSASYFIGSKCKPYNDDFMLCKDENNGGTLECLKEGRRVTRCAISVLSDINKYCFDEFKLHYECLEQENHRSGHCRNSESVLNKCIFQNMKLEKKIPDVENQIHLNKNPIYQGTSKDKAKTAEFLKAKEANN, from the coding sequence ATGGTATTGGGAGATTACTTCATTGGAAGACATAATTGGGAAAACGTTGATAAGAACACTTTACCAAGCGATATCCCAGAGGTTGACGAAGTTGGAGCCACTTCTGCACCATTATTATCAGCTTCTTATTTCATTGGTAGTAAATGTAAACCttataatgatgatttcatGTTGTGTAAAGACGAAAACAATGGAGGTACTTTAGAATGTTtaaaagaaggaagaagagTCACCAGATGTGCCATTTCAGTGTTATCCGacataaataaatactGTTTTGACGAGTTCAAGTTACATTACGAATGTTTGGAACAAGAAAACCATAGACTGGGCCACTGTAGAAACTCCGAATCAGTTTTAAACAAATGTATTTTCCAAAACATGAAGTTAGAAAAGAAGATTCCTGACGTTGAAAACCAAATCCACTTAAACAAAAATCCAATCTACCAAGGTACCTCCAAAGATAAGGCCAAGACCGCCGAGTTTTTGAA
- a CDS encoding DEHA2E09416p (no similarity), with product MSLKSVSHITETHIRLAGSRSGRTDGYKTVDYTSVVRMECSFAGLSRTLFPMSVRSVLLCLQFIASVETLIIELP from the coding sequence ATGTCATTAAAGTCAGTTTCGCATATTACGGAAACACACATTAGATTGGCCGGTAGTCGGTCAGGCCGGACAGATGGTTACAAAACGGTTGATTATACCCTGGTAGTACGCATGGAGTGCTCATTTGCGGGCTTAAGCCGAACCTTGTTCCCCATGTCTGTTCGATCGGTTTTATTGTGTTTGCAGTTTATTGCTCTGGTCGAAACATTAATTATTGAGCTTCCTTAA
- a CDS encoding DEHA2E09394p (no similarity): MQQQYKIVDPALFHPCIGSYTKYHKLINIDPVKLSNR, encoded by the coding sequence ATGCAACAACAATACAAAATTGTAGATCCAGCTTTATTCCACCCATGTATTGGTCTGTACACGAAATATCAcaaattgatcaatattGATCCTGTAAAGCTCTCTAACAGATAG
- a CDS encoding DEHA2E09372p (similar to ca|CA0970|IPF10894 Candida albicans IPF10894 unknown function), producing MSGPDYQLNYINGEEFPYPVTINREDFQQELNCDNFQVDEFLYQNHRFTSIDSLIKDLTHLLDNLNNELLDLVNNDYTDFIKLGKSINGGLQLMHNIQIDLQNFNSNLSSVRKHFQTSNDLVVNSLEKKQELIELKTKIKLCLLLNDHVNNFENILNLDDLNTENVKLVTKLKTLTALYLSLSKLFALITSNERDNSVAFVNKNLKVKIMSLKFEFKGYLDEMLTSFKSKRISNQNVILELLNIYKITGHERDFIAIMNAKSSSI from the coding sequence ATGAGTGGACCCGATTATCAGCTAAACTATATCAACGGCGAAGAATTCCCGTATCCTGTGACCATAAACAGGGAAGACTTCcaacaagaattgaattgtgataattttcaagtaGATGAATTTTTGTATCAAAATCACAGGTTTACTTCCATAGATTCATTGATCAAGGATTTAACCCATTTGCTAGACAACCTCAACAACgaattattggatttaGTTAACAACGACTACACGGATTTCATAAAACTAGGAAAGTCTATTAATGGGGGGTTACAATTGATGCACAATATCCAGATTGATTTAcagaatttcaattctaatttatcGCTGGTTAgaaaacattttcaaacttCCAACGATTTAGTGGTGAACTCACTAGAGAAGAAACaggaattaattgaattgaaaacGAAGATAAAGCTTTGTCTTCTATTGAATGATCAtgtgaataattttgaaaatatactaaatcTTGATGACTTAAATACTGAAAATGTCAAGTTGGtaacaaaattgaaaactttaaCTGCCCTATACTTATCTTTAAGTAAACTTTTTGCATTAATAACGTCAAACGAGCGTGACAATTCAGTTGCCTTCGTCAATAAGAATTTAAAGGTTAAGATCATGTCATTAAAGTTCGAATTTAAAGGCTACTTAGATGAAATGCTAACCAGCtttaaatcaaaaagaatatCCAACCAGAATGTAATACTTGAgttgttgaatatttacaagatAACGGGACATGAACGGGATTTCATAGCCATTATGAATGCAAAACTGTCTAGTATATAG